The following DNA comes from Populus trichocarpa isolate Nisqually-1 chromosome 19, P.trichocarpa_v4.1, whole genome shotgun sequence.
taaatagaaatgctaattaattttttataatgtttttagtttttattaaaaaaatttaaactacccttcaaatatcctaaacagaaatactaattaatatatatatatatatatatatatatattttattaaaaaaacatttaaactacacttgaagtatcctaaataaattttttttataaatgttttctagttttttataaaaaatttaaactatccttgaataAATCTAAatagaaatcttaattaattttttttataaatgtttttgtttgttataaaaaaaacatttaaactacccttgaaCTATCCTAAACcaaaatgctaattaattttttttataattttttaattttttatagaaaaacttttaaactatccttaaagtattttaaatagaaatgctaattaattttttttataaatattttttatttttataaaagacatttaaactatcttttaagtatcttaaaaagaaatcctaattaatgttttttgtaattatttttatttgttataaaaaaatatttaaactaccaTTCAAGTATCTTAAACCAAATGctacttaattgtttttataattgttttgtatttttttattaaaaaacatttagactacccttgaagtatcttaaacaaaaattctaattacttttttatttttaaaaaacgtttaaactacccttgaagtatcttaaaaaaaaattctaattaaattttttaataaatttcttttattgtttctaaaaaaacatttaaactacccttgaactatcataaacagaaatgctaattaattttttttatataatgttttctataaaacaatattaaaactatccttgaaatatcataaaaaacttttttataaatgttttctactttttatatataaaaaaacatttaaactacctctcaagtatcctaaacagaaatgttaattaatttttttatatatttttaaaatatttaaaatagacttgaagtattctaaataagtttttttataaaacaattttaaattatccttaaagtatcctaaacagaaattctaattattttttataaagtttttttatttttttataaaaaaaacatttaaattatccttgaaatattctaaaaagaaattctgattatttttttcttgggtctCGGCGACGACTAGCCTCCTCCTCCACTGCTggctttattttagatttaatgtatttgaatgtattttttatattaatttaatttatttattttatatttgatttgattttatattatttaatttaatttttctacttttattcaatgtatttttttaaaaaaaaaatacattgaatggTATTATTGAAACTTCAATCCTGCTCGTCATGGTTGAATGGTAGCCTTTATCGATAGTTTGGGAATGAGGGTACTTTTATCTACAAGATTCCACAATGAAAGTTTCACCAACCAATAGACTGTTATCGTGTTCTTTAGGTTTGAATTTTCATACAATTGATTATTTTGCCTACTGaagctcttgttttttttttttcattgttcttttaattgtttcagCGATAACTTAAAATTTCATTCCGTAGTGTATTGATCTTCAATTTAGAatcaaaatattctcaaacccttcatgcaaagaaaaacaaattctaacgcataaaacataatttgaaagaaaaaaagttcgatgataaaattcatattacaaataattattGTTCCAATTGATAATCGAATAGAAGTAGCTATACACTATGAGATTAAGAGATCTCCCAAACTTATTGTGCAAAATGCCTTTGGCAGTGGAGGCCACTTAGTTGTAAGCTCGAAAGAAATTTTTTCCATTGTAGGCCGAGATTGGGGATTGGGATGCAAGCATGCAAGTGCAATTTTCATCATGTGGACAACGCCCTCTGCTGCTCCTTTTTTAGGAAGCGAGATGCGTTAGTCTAACACATCCTTCAATGGTGTATGTTGGGCAATCGGTGGCATCGACGATGATGACGAAGATCCTGGTGATAAGAGTGCTGAAATGAGATCGCCTGGATGCCTTCCTGTCATCACCTCCATTGTTACCACTCCGAAGCTATAGATATCGCATTTTTCAGTCACTTTCATTGTGTAAGCTAGCTCTgccaaaaaaaaactgattatacatggtttttttatcaaatagttgAAAGAAAAGACTttataataaaagctaaaaaaacactatatattGTCTTCACTATTACACATTAGTAACTTAATGTTGAAATAAAGCTACGCACCTGGAGCAGTATATCCAAAAGTACCAAATTGGATGAGTCAGGCATCAACAGTCTAGCTGTGCCAAAGTCGGAGATGTGTGCTTCATATTCCAAGTCCAGAAGGATATTATTGCTGGTAATGTCTCGATGAATGATCGGAGGAGAGCAAGAATGGTGTAGATAGGATAAAGCTCCACCCATCCCTTTCACAACGTTTAGCCTTCTCATCCAATCGAACTCAATTGCTTGTTCCTCACTGCTTATAATCTTTCTCAAGCTTCCTCTTTCAACGAACtcataaaccaaaaaagaatGCTTTACATGTGAGCAAAATCCATGCATTTTCACAATATTTCGATGTCGAATATTTGCCAACACGCGAACTTCCTTTTCAAAAGCTTTAAAATCGGACAACTTTTCTGTTTGTGACCGGTGAAGTTTCTTCACAGCAACCACCTGTTCTGTTGGCATCACTGCTTTATAAACAGTTCCATATCCTCCTTCGCCAATGCAGTAGTTGGAGTTGAATTCCTCTGTAGCTTCAACGATATTCTTATACAACTTCTTCCCATCATGGCCCAATATCGTGAATATGTTTCGATCTTGTTCATTTTCTGGCTCAGTGTTTCTCTTCCTAGCTCTTTTACAGAGAATGAATAAAGCTCCAATCACAACAAACACTAAAAGCAAGCTTCCTAAAAGAGGGAGTACAATCAAAAGCACAAGCTTGTTGCTCTTTCTCTTAACAGTTTTCCTGCTTGTTGGAAGATTGCACGGCTTTAGACCACTGGCGTTGCCACATATACCCATATTATCCCTTAATGCCTCAAATGAAGCGTTGTGGAAGGCTTTGATATCGGGAATGGGGCCTTGTAGCTTATTGGATGAGATATCCACAGTTGTTAAGCTTAACATGTCTTTGAAAGTGCTCGGAATCCGTCCAGAAAGCATGTTGTGTGAGACATTCAGAGTTTCCAAACTTTGAAGTTGCCCAAGTTGCCTCGGTATCTCTCGAGTCAGGAAATTGcagctaagatcaagatcttgAAGAGAAAGTAAAAAGCCTATCTCACCTGGAATGCTTTCTCTAAATTTATTACCGCTGAGGTTCAGCAACAATAAATTCGAGCATTCCCCAAGTTGTTTCGGAATCAATCCACTCAGATTATTAGATGCTAAATTAAGGATTTGAAGATTGGAAAGCATCTTAATATCTAAGGGAATGGCACCTGAAAGATGGTTGTTGTTAAGGAGAAGCTTGTACAACAACTTCAAACCCCCTAAACCTTTTGGGATGGCTCCTTTTAACTGATTTGATGACAGATCAATCAATTGTAATTGAGTAGCCTTCCCAAGCTCTGGTGGTATCTCACCAGAAACATTattgtttgagatttttagGCTTGTCATGTTACGACAATCTCCCCATTTTGAAGAAAGCTCcccataaaaattattgttactcAAATCAATATAATCCAGCTGTGGATAGACACCAAAAACCTCAGAAATATTTCCTGTTAATTGATTCCAATCAAGTCTTACTCGGTATAAACTAGTATAGTTTTTCAAGCTTTCCGGGTTTGAACCTGAGAAGTAGTTGTAGGAAGCAGTAAAGATTTCCAATACTCCTCCATGGCATAAATCTAGTGGCAAATGACCCGTGAATTCGTTGGCAGCCAAAGACAAATACTTCAAATGGGTGAGATTGTTCATATCTGAGGGAAATGGGCCGTGAAATTTGTTCTCTTGCAATGCCATTTCCACAAGGGATTTAAGTTGTCCTATTTCTGAAGGAACACATCCAGATAAATTATTTCGATTTAGACCAAGTCCAGTGAGCATTGTCATGTTACCAATAGATGGGACGGGATCAGAGAGTTTGTTGTGAGAAAGATTAAGTAAAgataaatttcttaattgtCTAATGGAATAAGGGATTCTAccggttaaaaaattatttgacaatTCAAGTCTATTGAGAGACTCTAACAATCCAATTTCCTGAGGAATGGAACCAGAAAGTTTGTTACCCCAAAGAACGAGCATGAATAGGCTTGTCAAGTTTCCAATAGAAGAAGGGATGGGACCAGAGAGTTTGTTATCCAAAAGATAGAGGTCAGATAGGCTTGTCAAGTTTTCAATAGAAGAAGGGATGGGACCAGAGAGTTGGTTCTTAGCACGACCAAGGAAagataaatttcttaattttccaaTGGAATAAGGGATTCTACTGGTTAAAACATTATTTGACAACTCAAGTTCATTGAGAGACTCTAGCAACCCAATTTCTTGAGGAATAGAACCAGAGAGTTTGTTACTATGAAGACTGAGCTTGGATAGGCTTGTGAAGTTTCCAATAGAAGAAGGGATGGGACCAGAAAGTTTGTTATCCGAAAGATAAAGCACAGATAGACTTTTCAAGTTTCCAATAGAAGAAGGGATGGAACCAGAGAGAGAATTATCAGCAAGGTCAAGCCAAAAAAGATTGGGGAAGGATGAGAAGTTTAAATCATAAAGCGTACCTCTCAAACCAAAACTTTCAAGTGTCAAATTGGTGACGCTTCCAGAATTGTCACAGGTGATTCCAATCCAGTTAATGCAAGGGCTGATGCCGACCCAGGAAGAAAGGAGAGATTGGCTTTGGTTGTGAAGACTGGCTTTCCATTGGAGAAGAGCCACATAAACACTACGTGCAAATTGCTCTACGAGAAAGTCTTTGGCAATATCTATACAAGTGGTCTCCATATGATATGGACATTTCACGAATGAGAGATGGCATGAGAATGAGGTTTCTTGAAGGCATAAATCTTTGACAATTCTGTTTAAAGAAGAAATCTTTGTTCAGCACAGACATTGGAATGGGAGATTGCAAAACAGAGCTAGTTGTAATGAAGATTATGGCGATGTGTTTCTTTGAACAAAAGTGGACAAAGAAAGATGGTGCAAAGATTGAATGGAGTGTCTAATATCTGCCATTGGGGACTAAGGAGAAGAGGACCTAGCTTTTCTTAGCTATGTCCTGTTATTTTTGTATAACCTACGCAGCGAGTATTACTCTCTGTAAATTACTCTCTGTAACTGACAGAGGGTTAAATTACTCTCTGGACAAACATTAttctagaaagaaagaaatcctttaacttaattaattcagtTAAGAGTCACCTCACAGCTAGATGGTTGTTAGGTCAAGGATGGTCTCGTGAATAATATCCATCCACACTGAAATTACGAGTAAGAATCCACGAAGTTCCTTGAGGTTAAATTTGTATCATGAAACacgagcagcagcagcaatttCGTTGAGTTTGCTTTCACACTTGTGAAAGCTTTAGATGGTCGACAGGGTCCTGCTCCCTGTTGTTAACGTGTATCACAGGCTTTTAAGATACAGAGAGATATATAGAAAGAGTGATGATAGGAATGAGACTTattaaatcttcttcttctgttatTCAATGATTCTGACTtgtaaaattaacttttttgaatattttttatttttaataacattaaaaaaatattaatttaatttttttatattaaatttatttttaaaacatatctaaACACAAGTTTTACCACAAATCAAACAAACTACAAATAACAACCCTTTGTTAACAAAGATTCTTTCCAAtaacagtttgttttttaatttatttttattttttttattagcactTAGATTTGGCAGACAAGGCAGACTCAAGAGACTTGGGTCTGGCGGCCAAGCATGACCCAAGAGCATCGGGTTTGGTGGcatgtctaattaattttttttataattttatttttataaaaaagaacatttaaactatcctatcctaaataatttctttttataaagtttttctatttttcataaaaaaaatatttaaactacccttcaagtatcttaaacagaaacgctaattaattatttttataatttttttatttcttataaaaaatatttaaattacacttgaagtatcctaaataatttttttataaatcttttctattttttataaagacatttaaactattattgaataatcctaaacagaaattctcattaatttattttatttgttataaaagAAACTATTTAAACTACCTTTAAAGTATCCTGAACTGAActgctaattatttttttataatttgcttttattttttataaaaaaaattaaattatccttaaaatatcttaaatagaaatgctaattaatttttatataaaaaaacatttcaattacccttgaagtatcctaaacaaaaattcttattaatttttatatataatttttttataaaattataattaatttaaactacccttgaagtatcctaaataaaaattctaattaattaaaaaaaaaattcaaactacccttgaagtatcctaaaaaaatttctaattaattaaaaaacaaatttaaactacccttgaagtattcaaaaaagaaatgataattaatttttttatataaaaaaaacatttaaactacattttaaatatcctaaataatttttttataatatttttctattttttataaaaacaaattaaactatcCATGAAGTTTTctaaacagaaattctaattaataatttttataatgtttaatttgttataaaaaatatttaaactactcttgaagtatcctaaaccaAAAtgctaattaagttttttaatattttttatataaaaaattaaactatccttaaagtatt
Coding sequences within:
- the LOC127904755 gene encoding MDIS1-interacting receptor like kinase 2-like, encoding METTCIDIAKDFLVEQFARSVYVALLQWKASLHNQSQSLLSSWVGISPCINWIGITCDNSGSVTNLTLESFGLRGTLYDLNFSSFPNLFWLDLADNSLSGSIPSSIGNLKSLSVLYLSDNKLSGPIPSSIGNFTSLSKLSLHSNKLSGSIPQEIGLLESLNELELSNNVLTSRIPYSIGKLRNLSFLGRAKNQLSGPIPSSIENLTSLSDLYLLDNKLSGPIPSSIGNLTSLFMLVLWESLIPLDN